One Asterias rubens chromosome 1, eAstRub1.3, whole genome shotgun sequence genomic region harbors:
- the LOC117291604 gene encoding dynein light chain 2, cytoplasmic-like, whose product MATQSEKKAVIKNADMSEDMQEDVVQFAAQAMEKYTVEKDIAALIKKEFDRKYNPTWHCIVGRNFGSYVTHETKHFIYFYYGQVAVLLFKSG is encoded by the coding sequence ATGGCAACACAATCGGAAAAGAAAGCCGTCATCAAGAATGCGGATATGTCGGAGGATATGCAGGAAGACGTGGTGCAGTTCGCTGCTCAAGCCATGGAGAAGTACACCGTAGAGAAGGACATAGCAGCACTCATCAAGAAAGAGTTCGATCGGAAGTACAACCCTACGTGGCACTGTATTGTGGGTAGAAACTTTGGAAGTTACGTCACTCATGAAACTAAGCATTTTATCTACTTCTACTACGGCCAAGTCGCTGTATTGCTGTTCAAATCGGGATGA
- the LOC117290335 gene encoding dynein light chain 2, cytoplasmic-like has protein sequence MSDRKAVIKNVDMSEDLQQDVIEIATSAMEKFNVEKDIAANIKKEFDRKYNPTWHCIVGRNFGSYVTHETKHFIYFYIGQMAVLLFKSG, from the coding sequence ATGTCTGACAGGAAGGCAGTGATTAAGAACGTGGATATGTCCGAGGATTTACAGCAAGATGTCATTGAGATCGCCACTAGTGCCATGGAGAAATTCAACGTCGAGAAAGACATCGCAGCAAACATCAAGAAGGAGTTTGACCGGAAGTATAACCCCACCTGGCACTGCATTGTGGGTAGGAACTTCGGAAGTTACGTCACACACGAGACAAAACATTTCATATATTTCTACATTGGTCAGATGGCCGTATTGCTCTTCAAATCAGGATAA